In Blautia wexlerae DSM 19850, a single window of DNA contains:
- a CDS encoding helix-turn-helix domain-containing protein: MKVRYNKLWKLLIDKGMKKSQLREAVGASKSTFAKLGKNENVTLPVLLNICEYLECDFGDIMEAVPENEV; this comes from the coding sequence ATGAAAGTACGGTACAACAAACTTTGGAAACTTCTGATTGACAAGGGAATGAAAAAGAGTCAATTACGAGAAGCGGTCGGGGCAAGCAAAAGTACATTTGCGAAACTCGGAAAAAATGAAAATGTTACCCTTCCCGTGCTGTTGAATATATGCGAATACTTAGAGTGTGATTTTGGCGACATAATGGAAGCCGTACCCGAAAATGAGGTGTAG